In one window of Pieris brassicae chromosome 10, ilPieBrab1.1, whole genome shotgun sequence DNA:
- the LOC123715545 gene encoding fibroin heavy chain-like isoform X37, which produces MIPTFVLFVVSILHAHAAPQDPGYQWPVPDDDVEYDVTTTKTLDRFGHPIYTVNMVPIEYGGVTQGYSTANSQSKGSSYGGDQAETYHNRNVGYDAYSQNNGQANSAATSGHSYLANYGPGSSYVKSSNSRANSQSASSNSQNSFTGYNGAPVPQNYYNQYYNPPPYVPPTSYPPSAAPAYPPFAYQGYPPHFYPGNTPRTPPFYPGYKNPNYPLHPIPNNPIPIVPLSQPVQPTPGQLPIIQSIPIAKTLSPLTPVSPISQLIAPNVQIPINTAQAISYTSNASGNTYATSSAPKSGSGTGTGSSTGGTTTGYGSGSSSGGTSSGYGSGFGSGSSTGGTSTGSGSGSGSASTGGASIGSGSGSGSASTGGASTGTGTGSSNGGTSTGSGSGTGTGSSNGGTSTGSGSGFGSGSSTGGTSTGYGTGVGSGTSTGGTGTGYGSGYGSGSSSGGTSTGYGSGLGSGTSTGGTSTGYGSGSGSASTGGSSTGTGTGSSTGGTSTGSGSGFGSGTSTGGTSTGSGSGSGTASSGGASTGTGTGSSTGGTSTGSGSGFGSGSSTGGTNSGYGSGFGSGSSTGGTSTGSGSGSGSASTGGASNGTGTGSSNGGTSTGSGSGFGSGSSTGGTNSGYGSGFGSGSSSGGTSSGYGSGFGSGSSTGGTSTGYGSGLGSGTSTGGTSTGSGSGSGTASSGGASTGTGTGSSTGGTSTGSGSGFGSGSSTGGTNSGYGSGLGSGTSTGGTSTGSGSGSGTASSGGASTGTGTGSSTGGTSTGSGSGFGSGTSTGGTSTGYGSGFGSGTSTGGTSTGSGSGSGTASSGGASTGTGTGSSTGGTSTGSGSGFGSGSSTGGTNSGYGSGFGSGSSTGGTSTGSGSGSGSASTGGASIGSGSGSGSASTGGASNGTGTGSSNGGTSTGSGSGFGSGSSTGGTNSGYGSGFGFGSSSGGTSSGYGSGFGSGSSTGGTSTGYGSGLGSGTSTGGTSTGSGSGVGSGTSTGGTGTGYGSGLGSGTSTGGTSTGSGSGSGSASTGGASIGSGSGSGSASTGGASNGTGTGSSNGGTSTGSGSGFGSGSSTGGTNSGYGSGFGSGSSSGGTSTGYGFGLGSGTSTGGTSTGSGSGSGTASSGGASTGTGTGSSTGGTSTGYGSGLGSGTSTGGTSTGSGSGSGTASSGGASTGTGTGSSTGGTSTGYGSGFGSGSSTGGTSSGYGSGFGSGSSTGGTSTGSGSGSGSASSGGASTGIGTGSSTGGTSTGSGSGSGTASSGGASTGTGTGSSTGGTSTGSGSGSGSASTGGASTGTGTGSSTGGTSTGYGSGSGSASTGGASTGTGTGSSTGGTSTGYGSGSGSASTGGSSTGTGTGSSTGGTSTGSGSGSGSASTGGTSTGSSSGSGSGSSTGGNNGGWSSGSASGSDTGSITGYGVGVTVIEPVIPGIVPYPQSKGKLCICFSNYLQMPAVIRNQFRFY; this is translated from the exons ATGATTCCTACTTTCGTGCTCTTCGTTGTAAgc ataTTGCATGCTCATGCTGCTCCTcaag acCCTGGCTATCAATGGCCTGTACCAG ATGACGATGTAGAATACGACGTGACCACCACAAAGACGTTGGATCGATTTGGTCATCCAATTTATACCGTCAACATGGTACCGATTG AATACGGTGGTGTAACACAAGGTTACTCAACGGCAAACTCTCAATCGAAGGGGTCGTCATATGGTGGTGACCAAGCTGAGACTTACCATAATCGTAATGTAGGTTACGACGCATACTCTCAAAACAATGGACAGGCCAATAGTGCTGCAACAAGTGGACACAGCTATTTGGCTAATTATGGACCAGGAAGCAGCTATGTGAAATCCTCTAATTCAAGAGCGAATTCACAGAGCGCTTCTAGCAATTCTCAAAATAGTTTTACTGGTTATAATG GTGCACCAGTTCCtcagaattattataatcaatattataatccACCACCGTACGTACCTCCAACTTCATACCCTCCGTCAGCAGCACCAGCTTACCCACCATTTGCATACCAAGGGTACCCACCCCACTTCTACCCCGGGAATACACCTAGAACTCCACCGTTTTACCCTGGCTACAAAAATCCCAACTACCCCCTGCATCCGATTCCTAACAATCCCATCCCAATTGTCCCCTTATCTCAACCAGTACAACCTACTCCAGGTCAATTACCTATAATACAAAGTATTCCGATAGCAAAGACACTTTCTCCTTTGACTCCAGTTAGTCCTATTTCTCAGCTCATTGCACCAAATGTTCAAATACCAATAAATACAGCTCAGGCAATATCCTACACCAGCAATGCGTCTGGAAACACTTATGCCACAAGCTCTGCACCTAAAAGTGGATCTGGCACTGGCACAGGAAGTAGCACTGGAGGAACTACCACTGGCTATGGTTCTGGAAGTAGCAGTGGAGGAACTAGCTCTGGCTATGGTTCCGGCTTTGGCTCTG GAAGTAGCACTGGAGGAACTAGCACTGGCTCTGGTTCCGGCTCAGGTTCTGCAAGCACTGGAGGAGCTAGCATTGGCTCTGGTTCCGGCTCAGGTTCTGCAAGCACTGGAGGAGCTAGCACTGGCACTGGCACAGGAAGTAGCAATGGAGGAACTAGCACTGGCTCTGGTTCCGGCACTGGCACAGGAAGTAGCAATGGAGGAACTAGCACTGGCTCTGGTTCCGGCTTTGGCTCTGGAAGTAGCACTGGAGGAACTAGCACTGGCTATGGTACCGGCGTAGGTTCTGGAACTAGCACTGGAGGAACTGGCACTGGCTATGGTTCCGGCTATGGTTCTGGAAGTAGCAGTGGAGGAACTAGCACTGGCTATGGTTCCGGCTTAGGTTCTGGAACTAGCACTGGAGGAACTAGCACTGGCTATGGTTCCGGCTCAGGTTCTGCAAGCACTGGAGGATCTAGCACTGGCACTGGCACAGGAAGTAGCACTGGAGGAACTAGCACTGGCTCTGGTTCCGGCTTTGGCTCTGGAACTAGCACTGGAGGAACTAGCACTGGCTCTGGTTCTGGCTCAGGTACTGCAAGCTCTGGAGGAGCTAGCACTGGCACTGGCACAGGAAGTAGCACTGGAGGAACTAGCACTGGCTCTGGTTCCGGCTTTGGCTCTGGAAGTAGCACTGGAGGAACTAACTCTGGCTATGGTTCCGGCTTTGGCTCTGGAAGTAGCACTGGAGGAACTAGCACTGGCTCTGGTTCCGGCTCAGGTTCTGCAAGCACTGGAGGAGCTAGCAATGGCACTGGCACAGGAAGTAGCAATGGAGGAACTAGCACTGGCTCTGGTTCCGGCTTTGGCTCTGGAAGTAGCACTGGAGGAACTAACTCTGGCTATGGTTCCGGCTTTGGCTCTGGAAGTAGCAGTGGAGGAACTAGCTCTGGCTATGGTTCCGGCTTTGGCTCTGGAAGTAGCACTGGAGGAACTAGCACTGGCTATGGTTCCGGCTTAGGTTCTGGAACTAGCACTGGAGGAACTAGCACTGGCTCTGGTTCTGGCTCAGGTACTGCAAGCTCTGGAGGAGCTAGCACTGGCACTGGCACAGGAAGTAGCACTGGAGGAACTAGCACTGGCTCTGGTTCCGGCTTTGGCTCTGGAAGTAGCACTGGAGGAACTAACTCTGGCTATGGTTCCGGCTTAGGTTCTGGAACTAGCACTGGAGGAACTAGCACTGGCTCTGGTTCCGGCTCAGGTACTGCAAGCTCTGGAGGAGCTAGCACTGGCACTGGCACAGGAAGTAGCACTGGAGGAACTAGCACTGGCTCTGGTTCCGGCTTTGGCTCTGGAACTAGCACTGGAGGAACTAGCACTGGCTATGGTTCCGGCTTTGGCTCTGGAACTAGCACTGGAGGAACTAGCACTGGCTCTGGTTCTGGCTCAGGTACTGCAAGCTCTGGAGGAGCTAGCACTGGCACTGGCACAGGAAGTAGCACTGGAGGAACTAGCACTGGCTCTGGTTCCGGCTTTGGCTCTGGAAGTAGCACTGGAGGAACTAACTCTGGCTATGGTTCCGGCTTTGGCTCTGGAAGTAGCACTGGAGGAACTAGCACTGGCTCTGGTTCCGGCTCAGGTTCTGCAAGCACTGGAGGAGCTAGCATTGGCTCTGGTTCCGGCTCAGGTTCTGCAAGCACTGGAGGAGCTAGCAATGGCACTGGCACAGGAAGTAGCAATGGAGGAACTAGCACTGGCTCTGGTTCCGGCTTTGGCTCTGGAAGTAGCACTGGAGGAACTAACTCTGGCTATGGTTCCGGCTTTGGTTTTGGAAGTAGCAGTGGAGGAACTAGCTCTGGCTATGGTTCCGGCTTTGGCTCTGGAAGTAGCACTGGAGGAACTAGCACTGGCTATGGTTCCGGCTTAGGTTCTGGAACTAGCACTGGAGGAACTAGCACTGGCTCTGGTTCCGGCGTAGGTTCTGGAACTAGCACTGGAGGAACTGGCACTGGCTATGGTTCCGGCTTAGGTTCTGGAACTAGCACTGGAGGAACTAGCACTGGCTCTGGTTCCGGCTCAGGTTCTGCAAGCACTGGAGGAGCTAGCATTGGCTCTGGTTCCGGCTCAGGTTCTGCAAGCACTGGAGGAGCTAGCAATGGCACTGGCACAGGAAGTAGCAATGGAGGAACTAGCACTGGCTCTGGTTCCGGCTTTGGCTCTGGAAGTAGCACTGGAGGAACTAACTCTGGCTATGGTTCCGGCTTTGGCTCTGGAAGTAGCAGTGGAGGAACTAGCACTGGCTATGGTTTCGGCTTAGGTTCTGGAACTAGCACTGGAGGAACTAGCACTGGCTCTGGTTCTGGCTCAGGTACTGCAAGCTCTGGAGGAGCTAGCACTGGCACTGGCACAGGAAGTAGCACTGGAGGAACTAGCACTGGCTATGGTTCCGGCTTAGGTTCTGGAACTAGCACTGGAGGAACTAGCACTGGCTCTGGTTCTGGCTCAGGTACTGCAAGCTCTGGAGGAGCTAGCACTGGCACTGGCACAGGAAGTAGCACTGGAGGAACTAGCACTGGCTATGGTTCCGGCTTTGGCTCTGGAAGTAGCACTGGAGGAACTAGCTCTGGCTATGGTTCCGGCTTTGGCTCTGGAAGTAGCACTGGAGGAACTAGCACTGGCTCTGGTTCCGGCTCAGGTTCTGCAAGCTCTGGAGGAGCTAGCACTGGCATTGGCACAGGAAGTAGCACTGGAGGAACTAGCACTGGCTCTGGTTCTGGCTCAGGTACTGCAAGCTCTGGAGGAGCTAGCACTGGCACTGGCACAGGAAGTAGCACTGGAGGAACTAGCACTGGCTCTG GTTCCGGCTCAGGTTCTGCAAGCACTGGAGGAGCTAGCACTGGCACTGGCACAGGAAGTAGCACTGGAGGAACTAGCACTGGCTATGGTTCCGGCTCAGGTTCTGCAAGCACTGGAGGAGCTAGCACTGGCACTGGCACAGGAAGTAGCACTGGAGGAACTAGCACTGGCTATGGTTCCGGCTCAGGTTCTGCAAGCACTGGAGGATCTAGCACTGGCACTGGCACAGGAAGTAGCACTGGAGGAACTAGCACTGGCTCTGGTTCCGGCTCAGGTTCTGCAAGCACTGGAGGAACTAGCACTGGCTCTAGTTCCGGCTCTGGCTCGGGAAGTAGCACTGGAGGAAACAATGGTGGATGGAGTTCAGGCTCTGCTTCAGGATCAGACACCGGCTCTATCACTGGGTACGGTGTTGGTGTAACAG TTATCGAACCAGTTATCCCCGGAATCGTACCTTACCCGCAATCAAAAGGCAAACTGTGCATTTGCTTCAGTAACTACTTACAGATGCCAGCAGTCATTCGCAATCAATTTAGGTTTTACTAA
- the LOC123715545 gene encoding fibroin heavy chain-like isoform X16 — translation MIPTFVLFVVSILHAHAAPQDPGYQWPVPDDDVEYDVTTTKTLDRFGHPIYTVNMVPIEYGGVTQGYSTANSQSKGSSYGGDQAETYHNRNVGYDAYSQNNGQANSAATSGHSYLANYGPGSSYVKSSNSRANSQSASSNSQNSFTGYNGAPVPQNYYNQYYNPPPYVPPTSYPPSAAPAYPPFAYQGYPPHFYPGNTPRTPPFYPGYKNPNYPLHPIPNNPIPIVPLSQPVQPTPGQLPIIQSIPIAKTLSPLTPVSPISQLIAPNVQIPINTAQAISYTSNASGNTYATSSAPKSGSGTGTGSSTGGTTTGYGSGSSSGGTSSGYGSGFGSGSSSGGTSSGYGSGFGSGSSSGGTSSGYGSGFGSGSSTGETSSGYGSGFGSGSSTGGTSTGSGSGSGFGTSTGGTSIGSGSGSGSASTGGASIGSGSGSGSASTGGASTGTGTGSSNGGTSTGYGSGYGSGSSSGGTSSGYGSGFGSGSSSGGTSSGYGSGFGSGSSTGGTSTGYGSGLGSGTSTGGTSTGSGSGSGTASSGGASTGTGTGSSTGGTSIGSGSGYGSGSSSGGTSIGSGSGYGSGSSSGGTSSGYGSGFGSGSSTGGTSTGSGSGSGSASSGGASTGIGTGSSTGGTSTGSGSGSGTASSGGASTGTGTGSSTGGTSTGSGSGFGSGSSTGGTSTGYGSGLGSGTSTGGTSTGSGSGSGTASSGGASTGTGTGSSTGGTSIGSGSGYGSGSSSGGTSSGYGSGFGSGSSTGGTSTGYGSGSGTASSGGASTGIGTGSSTGGTSTGSGSGSGSGTSTGGTSTGSGSGSGTASSGGASTGTGTGSSTGGTSTGSGTSTGSGSGSGSASTGGASIGSGSGSGSASTGGASTGTGTGSSNGGTSTGSGSGTGTGSSNGGTSTGSGSGFGSGSSTGGTSTGYGTGVGSGTSTGGTGTGYGSGYGSGSSSGGTSTGYGSGLGSGTSTGGTSTGYGSGSGSASTGGSSTGTGTGSSTGGTSTGSGSGFGSGTSTGGTSTGSGSGSGTASSGGASTGTGTGSSTGGTSTGSGSGFGSGSSTGGTNSGYGSGFGSGSSTGGTSTGSGSGSGSASTGGASNGTGTGSSNGGTSTGSGSGFGSGSSTGGTNSGYGSGFGSGSSSGGTSSGYGSGFGSGSSTGGTSTGYGSGLGSGTSTGGTSTGSGSGSGTASSGGASTGTGTGSSTGGTSTGSGSGFGSGSSTGGTNSGYGSGLGSGTSTGGTSTGSGSGSGTASSGGASTGTGTGSSTGGTSTGSGSGFGSGTSTGGTSTGYGSGFGSGTSTGGTSTGSGSGSGTASSGGASTGTGTGSSTGGTSTGSGSGFGSGSSTGGTNSGYGSGFGSGSSTGGTSTGSGSGSGSASTGGASIGSGSGSGSASTGGASNGTGTGSSNGGTSTGSGSGFGSGSSTGGTNSGYGSGFGFGSSSGGTSSGYGSGFGSGSSTGGTSTGYGSGLGSGTSTGGTSTGSGSGVGSGTSTGGTGTGYGSGLGSGTSTGGTSTGSGSGSGSASTGGASIGSGSGSGSASTGGASNGTGTGSSNGGTSTGSGSGFGSGSSTGGTNSGYGSGFGSGSSSGGTSTGYGFGLGSGTSTGGTSTGSGSGSGTASSGGASTGTGTGSSTGGTSTGYGSGLGSGTSTGGTSTGSGSGSGTASSGGASTGTGTGSSTGGTSTGYGSGFGSGSSTGGTSSGYGSGFGSGSSTGGTSTGSGSGSGSASSGGASTGIGTGSSTGGTSTGSGSGSGTASSGGASTGTGTGSSTGGTSTGSGSGSGSASTGGASTGTGTGSSTGGTSTGYGSGSGSASTGGASTGTGTGSSTGGTSTGYGSGSGSASTGGSSTGTGTGSSTGGTSTGSGSGSGSASTGGTSTGSSSGSGSGSSTGGNNGGWSSGSASGSDTGSITGYGVGVTVIEPVIPGIVPYPQSKGKLCICFSNYLQMPAVIRNQFRFY, via the exons ATGATTCCTACTTTCGTGCTCTTCGTTGTAAgc ataTTGCATGCTCATGCTGCTCCTcaag acCCTGGCTATCAATGGCCTGTACCAG ATGACGATGTAGAATACGACGTGACCACCACAAAGACGTTGGATCGATTTGGTCATCCAATTTATACCGTCAACATGGTACCGATTG AATACGGTGGTGTAACACAAGGTTACTCAACGGCAAACTCTCAATCGAAGGGGTCGTCATATGGTGGTGACCAAGCTGAGACTTACCATAATCGTAATGTAGGTTACGACGCATACTCTCAAAACAATGGACAGGCCAATAGTGCTGCAACAAGTGGACACAGCTATTTGGCTAATTATGGACCAGGAAGCAGCTATGTGAAATCCTCTAATTCAAGAGCGAATTCACAGAGCGCTTCTAGCAATTCTCAAAATAGTTTTACTGGTTATAATG GTGCACCAGTTCCtcagaattattataatcaatattataatccACCACCGTACGTACCTCCAACTTCATACCCTCCGTCAGCAGCACCAGCTTACCCACCATTTGCATACCAAGGGTACCCACCCCACTTCTACCCCGGGAATACACCTAGAACTCCACCGTTTTACCCTGGCTACAAAAATCCCAACTACCCCCTGCATCCGATTCCTAACAATCCCATCCCAATTGTCCCCTTATCTCAACCAGTACAACCTACTCCAGGTCAATTACCTATAATACAAAGTATTCCGATAGCAAAGACACTTTCTCCTTTGACTCCAGTTAGTCCTATTTCTCAGCTCATTGCACCAAATGTTCAAATACCAATAAATACAGCTCAGGCAATATCCTACACCAGCAATGCGTCTGGAAACACTTATGCCACAAGCTCTGCACCTAAAAGTGGATCTGGCACTGGCACAGGAAGTAGCACTGGAGGAACTACCACTGGCTATGGTTCTGGAAGTAGCAGTGGAGGAACTAGCTCTGGCTATGGTTCCGGCTTTGGCTCTGGAAGTAGCAGTGGAGGAACTAGCTCTGGCTATGGTTCCGGCTTTGGTTCTGGAAGTAGCAGTGGAGGAACTAGCTCTGGCTATGGTTCCGGCTTTGGCTCTGGAAGTAGCACTGGAGAAACTAGCTCTGGCTATGGTTCCGGCTTTGGCTCTGGAAGTAGCACGGGAGGAACTAGCACTGGCTCTGGTTCCGGCTCAGGTTTTGGAACTAGCACTGGAGGAACTAGCATTGGCTCTGGTTCCGGCTCAGGTTCTGCAAGCACTGGAGGAGCTAGCATTGGCTCTGGTTCCGGCTCAGGTTCTGCAAGCACTGGAGGAGCTAGCACTGGCACTGGCACAGGAAGTAGCAATGGAGGAACTAGCACTGGCTATGGTTCCGGCTATGGTTCTGGAAGTAGCAGTGGAGGAACTAGCTCTGGCTATGGTTCCGGCTTTGGCTCTGGAAGTAGCAGTGGAGGAACTAGCTCTGGCTATGGTTCCGGCTTTGGCTCTGGAAGTAGCACTGGAGGAACTAGCACTGGCTATGGTTCCGGCTTAGGTTCTGGAACTAGCACTGGAGGAACTAGCACTGGCTCTG GTTCCGGCTCAGGTACTGCAAGCTCTGGAGGAGCTAGCACTGGCACTGGCACAGGAAGTAGCACTGGAGGAACTAGCATTGGCTCTGGTTCCGGCTATGGTTCTGGAAGTAGCAGTGGAGGAACTAGCATTGGCTCTGGTTCCGGCTATGGTTCTGGAAGTAGCAGTGGAGGAACTAGCTCTGGCTATGGTTCCGGCTTTGGCTCTGGAAGTAGCACTGGAGGAACTAGCACTGGCTCTGGTTCCGGCTCAGGTTCTGCAAGCTCTGGAGGAGCTAGCACTGGCATTGGCACAGGAAGTAGCACTGGAGGAACTAGCACTGGCTCTGGTTCTGGCTCAGGTACTGCAAGCTCTGGAGGAGCTAGCACTGGCACTGGCACAGGAAGTAGCACTGGAGGAACTAGCACTGGCTCTGGTTCCGGCTTTGGCTCTGGAAGTAGCACTGGAGGAACTAGCACTGGCTATGGTTCCGGCTTAGGTTCTGGAACTAGCACTGGAGGAACTAGCACTGGCTCTGGTTCTGGCTCAGGTACTGCAAGCTCTGGAGGAGCTAGCACTGGCACTGGCACAGGAAGTAGCACTGGAGGAACTAGCATTGGCTCTGGTTCCGGCTATGGTTCTGGAAGTAGCAGTGGAGGAACTAGCTCTGGCTATGGTTCCGGCTTTGGCTCTGGAAGTAGCACTGGAGGAACTAGCACTGGCTATGGTTCCGGCTCCGGTACTGCAAGCTCTGGAGGAGCTAGCACTGGCATTGGCACAGGAAGTAGCACTGGAGGAACTAGCACTGGCTCTGGTTCCGGCTCAG GTTCTGGAACTAGCACTGGAGGAACTAGCACTGGCTCTGGTTCTGGCTCAGGTACTGCAAGCTCTGGAGGAGCTAGCACTGGCACTGGCACAGGAA GTAGCACTGGAGGAACTAGCACTGGCTCTG GAACTAGCACTGGCTCTGGTTCCGGCTCAGGTTCTGCAAGCACTGGAGGAGCTAGCATTGGCTCTGGTTCCGGCTCAGGTTCTGCAAGCACTGGAGGAGCTAGCACTGGCACTGGCACAGGAAGTAGCAATGGAGGAACTAGCACTGGCTCTGGTTCCGGCACTGGCACAGGAAGTAGCAATGGAGGAACTAGCACTGGCTCTGGTTCCGGCTTTGGCTCTGGAAGTAGCACTGGAGGAACTAGCACTGGCTATGGTACCGGCGTAGGTTCTGGAACTAGCACTGGAGGAACTGGCACTGGCTATGGTTCCGGCTATGGTTCTGGAAGTAGCAGTGGAGGAACTAGCACTGGCTATGGTTCCGGCTTAGGTTCTGGAACTAGCACTGGAGGAACTAGCACTGGCTATGGTTCCGGCTCAGGTTCTGCAAGCACTGGAGGATCTAGCACTGGCACTGGCACAGGAAGTAGCACTGGAGGAACTAGCACTGGCTCTGGTTCCGGCTTTGGCTCTGGAACTAGCACTGGAGGAACTAGCACTGGCTCTGGTTCTGGCTCAGGTACTGCAAGCTCTGGAGGAGCTAGCACTGGCACTGGCACAGGAAGTAGCACTGGAGGAACTAGCACTGGCTCTGGTTCCGGCTTTGGCTCTGGAAGTAGCACTGGAGGAACTAACTCTGGCTATGGTTCCGGCTTTGGCTCTGGAAGTAGCACTGGAGGAACTAGCACTGGCTCTGGTTCCGGCTCAGGTTCTGCAAGCACTGGAGGAGCTAGCAATGGCACTGGCACAGGAAGTAGCAATGGAGGAACTAGCACTGGCTCTGGTTCCGGCTTTGGCTCTGGAAGTAGCACTGGAGGAACTAACTCTGGCTATGGTTCCGGCTTTGGCTCTGGAAGTAGCAGTGGAGGAACTAGCTCTGGCTATGGTTCCGGCTTTGGCTCTGGAAGTAGCACTGGAGGAACTAGCACTGGCTATGGTTCCGGCTTAGGTTCTGGAACTAGCACTGGAGGAACTAGCACTGGCTCTGGTTCTGGCTCAGGTACTGCAAGCTCTGGAGGAGCTAGCACTGGCACTGGCACAGGAAGTAGCACTGGAGGAACTAGCACTGGCTCTGGTTCCGGCTTTGGCTCTGGAAGTAGCACTGGAGGAACTAACTCTGGCTATGGTTCCGGCTTAGGTTCTGGAACTAGCACTGGAGGAACTAGCACTGGCTCTGGTTCCGGCTCAGGTACTGCAAGCTCTGGAGGAGCTAGCACTGGCACTGGCACAGGAAGTAGCACTGGAGGAACTAGCACTGGCTCTGGTTCCGGCTTTGGCTCTGGAACTAGCACTGGAGGAACTAGCACTGGCTATGGTTCCGGCTTTGGCTCTGGAACTAGCACTGGAGGAACTAGCACTGGCTCTGGTTCTGGCTCAGGTACTGCAAGCTCTGGAGGAGCTAGCACTGGCACTGGCACAGGAAGTAGCACTGGAGGAACTAGCACTGGCTCTGGTTCCGGCTTTGGCTCTGGAAGTAGCACTGGAGGAACTAACTCTGGCTATGGTTCCGGCTTTGGCTCTGGAAGTAGCACTGGAGGAACTAGCACTGGCTCTGGTTCCGGCTCAGGTTCTGCAAGCACTGGAGGAGCTAGCATTGGCTCTGGTTCCGGCTCAGGTTCTGCAAGCACTGGAGGAGCTAGCAATGGCACTGGCACAGGAAGTAGCAATGGAGGAACTAGCACTGGCTCTGGTTCCGGCTTTGGCTCTGGAAGTAGCACTGGAGGAACTAACTCTGGCTATGGTTCCGGCTTTGGTTTTGGAAGTAGCAGTGGAGGAACTAGCTCTGGCTATGGTTCCGGCTTTGGCTCTGGAAGTAGCACTGGAGGAACTAGCACTGGCTATGGTTCCGGCTTAGGTTCTGGAACTAGCACTGGAGGAACTAGCACTGGCTCTGGTTCCGGCGTAGGTTCTGGAACTAGCACTGGAGGAACTGGCACTGGCTATGGTTCCGGCTTAGGTTCTGGAACTAGCACTGGAGGAACTAGCACTGGCTCTGGTTCCGGCTCAGGTTCTGCAAGCACTGGAGGAGCTAGCATTGGCTCTGGTTCCGGCTCAGGTTCTGCAAGCACTGGAGGAGCTAGCAATGGCACTGGCACAGGAAGTAGCAATGGAGGAACTAGCACTGGCTCTGGTTCCGGCTTTGGCTCTGGAAGTAGCACTGGAGGAACTAACTCTGGCTATGGTTCCGGCTTTGGCTCTGGAAGTAGCAGTGGAGGAACTAGCACTGGCTATGGTTTCGGCTTAGGTTCTGGAACTAGCACTGGAGGAACTAGCACTGGCTCTGGTTCTGGCTCAGGTACTGCAAGCTCTGGAGGAGCTAGCACTGGCACTGGCACAGGAAGTAGCACTGGAGGAACTAGCACTGGCTATGGTTCCGGCTTAGGTTCTGGAACTAGCACTGGAGGAACTAGCACTGGCTCTGGTTCTGGCTCAGGTACTGCAAGCTCTGGAGGAGCTAGCACTGGCACTGGCACAGGAAGTAGCACTGGAGGAACTAGCACTGGCTATGGTTCCGGCTTTGGCTCTGGAAGTAGCACTGGAGGAACTAGCTCTGGCTATGGTTCCGGCTTTGGCTCTGGAAGTAGCACTGGAGGAACTAGCACTGGCTCTGGTTCCGGCTCAGGTTCTGCAAGCTCTGGAGGAGCTAGCACTGGCATTGGCACAGGAAGTAGCACTGGAGGAACTAGCACTGGCTCTGGTTCTGGCTCAGGTACTGCAAGCTCTGGAGGAGCTAGCACTGGCACTGGCACAGGAAGTAGCACTGGAGGAACTAGCACTGGCTCTG GTTCCGGCTCAGGTTCTGCAAGCACTGGAGGAGCTAGCACTGGCACTGGCACAGGAAGTAGCACTGGAGGAACTAGCACTGGCTATGGTTCCGGCTCAGGTTCTGCAAGCACTGGAGGAGCTAGCACTGGCACTGGCACAGGAAGTAGCACTGGAGGAACTAGCACTGGCTATGGTTCCGGCTCAGGTTCTGCAAGCACTGGAGGATCTAGCACTGGCACTGGCACAGGAAGTAGCACTGGAGGAACTAGCACTGGCTCTGGTTCCGGCTCAGGTTCTGCAAGCACTGGAGGAACTAGCACTGGCTCTAGTTCCGGCTCTGGCTCGGGAAGTAGCACTGGAGGAAACAATGGTGGATGGAGTTCAGGCTCTGCTTCAGGATCAGACACCGGCTCTATCACTGGGTACGGTGTTGGTGTAACAG TTATCGAACCAGTTATCCCCGGAATCGTACCTTACCCGCAATCAAAAGGCAAACTGTGCATTTGCTTCAGTAACTACTTACAGATGCCAGCAGTCATTCGCAATCAATTTAGGTTTTACTAA